TGATCAGCACCACCTGCTCCGGCGGCATCGCCGTCGCCTCGTCGAGCTTGACCATCAGCCCAGGGGCGACCCGCAGGAGGCCGAGGTCCTGGGCGACGCCCATGTTGCGCACCATCGACCGGCCGACCAGCGCGACCTTCCTCTTGTGCTTCACCGCGCAGTCGAGGACCTGCTGGATGCGGTGCACGTGGCTGGCGAAGCTGGACACGATCAGCCGCTGGCCGGCCCGCTCGAAGACCGAGTCGAGCACCGGGCCGATGTTGCGCTCGGAGGTGACGAACCCGGGCACCTCGGCGTTGGTGGAGTCGCTGAGCAGCAGGTCGATGCCCTCGACACCGAGCCGGGCGAACGCGCCCAGGTCGGTGAGGACGCCGTCCAGCGGCAGCTGGTCCATCTTGAAGTCGCCGGTGTGCACCAGCGTGCCGGCCGGGGTGTGCACGGCGACCGCGAGCGCGTCGGGGATCGAGTGGTTGACGCTGATGAACTCGCAGTGGAACGGCCCGGCCAGGTGGTCGTCGCCGGCGGCGACCTCGACCAGCACCGGGTCGATCCGGTGCTCCCGCAGCTTGGCCTTGACCAGCGCGAGGGTGAACCGGGAGCCGACGAGCGGGATGTCCTTGCGCAGCCGCAGCAGGTACGGGATCGCGCCGATGTGGTCCTCGTGCCCGTGGGTGAGGACGACGGCGGTGATCTCGTGCAGCCGGTGCTCGATGACCCCGAAGTCGGGGAGGATCAGGTCGACGCCGGGCTGCTCGGCCTCGGGGAAGAGCACCCCGCAGTCGATGACCATCAGCTGCCCGTCGAACTCGAGCACGGCCATGTTCCGGCCGATCTCGCCGAGCCCGCCCAGCGCCATCACCCGCAGGCCGCCGCGGGGCAGCGGTGGGGGTGTCTTGAGGCCGAGGTGCGGCTGGAGGGTGGGGGCGGCGGTCACAGCGTGACGCCTCCGGCGGCGAGGTCCATGCGCAGTTGCTCCAGCTGTTCGTGGGTGGCGTCGACGAGCGGCGGGCGGACGGGGCCGGCAGGCAGCCCCAGTTCGCGCAGCGCCGCCTTGATCATGATCGTGCCCTGGGTGCGGAACACCCCGGTGTAGACGGGCAGCAGGCTCTCGTTGACCGCCCGCGCCTTGACCAGGTCGCCGGACTCCAC
The Modestobacter versicolor genome window above contains:
- a CDS encoding ribonuclease J, producing the protein MTAAPTLQPHLGLKTPPPLPRGGLRVMALGGLGEIGRNMAVLEFDGQLMVIDCGVLFPEAEQPGVDLILPDFGVIEHRLHEITAVVLTHGHEDHIGAIPYLLRLRKDIPLVGSRFTLALVKAKLREHRIDPVLVEVAAGDDHLAGPFHCEFISVNHSIPDALAVAVHTPAGTLVHTGDFKMDQLPLDGVLTDLGAFARLGVEGIDLLLSDSTNAEVPGFVTSERNIGPVLDSVFERAGQRLIVSSFASHVHRIQQVLDCAVKHKRKVALVGRSMVRNMGVAQDLGLLRVAPGLMVKLDEATAMPPEQVVLISTGSQGEPLSALGRMARGDHHQVTIEPGDTIILASSLVPGNETAVYKVINGLARLGATVIHKETAMVHVSGHAPAGELRTLINVAKPRYLMPVHGEWRHLRAHAALAEQTGMSADRILLAEDGVVVDLVDGKASIVGSVPIGNVYVDGLNVGDVGEESLQARRILGDEGFVALTVVIEPSTRTIVRPVHLSTRGFSDDPGAFNEVLGLVEKELKRAMEDEQVDAHRLSQVIRRTVGKWVSDTYRRRPMIIPTVLEV